From Solanum stenotomum isolate F172 chromosome 2, ASM1918654v1, whole genome shotgun sequence:
GTTATATCTTCCCCTGAATCAGCagaaaaaattctcaaaacttatgATCATATTTTTGCTAGTAGGCCTCATAACGAGACCGCTCAATACATATCGTATGGCCAAAGGAATTTGATTTTCTCAAAGTATGGCGCGTATTGGCGTAACATGAGAAAATTGTGTACGGTCCATTTGTTGAGTAACATGAAGATTAACTCATTCCAATCTACTAGAAGTGAAGAAATTGCCATTATGATCAAATCGATCAAAGAAATAGCTCAAGGTCGTGTTGATGTTGATCTTAGTGCTCAAGTGTCGAAGTTGAGTGCCAACTTGAGTTGCTTGATGGTTTTTGGGAAAAAGTTCACGGATAAGGATTTGGACAAAAGGGGATTTAAGTATTTAGTTCAAGAGGTTACAACTCTAGCTGCAACACCAAATCTTGGtgattttttcccttttcttggTGTTATTGACCTCCAAGGACTCACACGTAGAATGAAGGATACTTCTAAGGTGCTTGATCCATTTATAGAGAAGATTATTGATGAACATGTCAATGCTAAGGAccacaagaaaaataaagactttGTAGACACTATGATGGAAATTATGCAATCTGGTGAAGCAGAGTTCCAATTTGATCGTCGCCATGTCAAAGCTGTCATGTTGGTATGTTCATtctctctgtctcaatttatataaagGTATTTGActggtttaaaaaaataatacagattttttaaaacttaacatctaaaataagtcatataatTTTCTATGACAATAAATAAGGAAAGATGTCAATCCTTATATACCATACTAAAAGTAAAAGAATGTTACTCTCCATCTCATTCTATGAAGTATTGTTTGAATTGATATAAtgactaagaaaaaaaaaagattttttgaaatttgtgatatAAAACAATCTTTAGATATTTATGTGATtgtaaattatttctttaaagataaaaatatagaaattacaaagttaaattatttctaattataatattgtaaaacaaatttaaaatgaaagggTATTGAAGCGAAGGAGGCATAAATTGAATAAAGGGAATAACATACTTAGCAATCAATCAGCTATCTGTcacttcaaaaattaatttgagtCAACTACATGAATACtttatattatctttatttttatgacTCGATAATATGATCTTAGATGATTCATCATCATCAAATTATTGTTatactaattttttaatttaaattcagGACATGCTTGTGGCATCAATAGATACATCATCAAGTTCAATTGAATGGATGCTGTCAGAGCTTCTAAGAAATCCAGACATAATGAAGAAACtccaa
This genomic window contains:
- the LOC125856388 gene encoding cytochrome P450 71AU50-like — translated: MAFVWPTFILALILLFIFYELLNIKNKKKLPPGPKGIPILGHLHLLGENLTHDLHKFSLKYGPIIYMKFGLVPTYVISSPESAEKILKTYDHIFASRPHNETAQYISYGQRNLIFSKYGAYWRNMRKLCTVHLLSNMKINSFQSTRSEEIAIMIKSIKEIAQGRVDVDLSAQVSKLSANLSCLMVFGKKFTDKDLDKRGFKYLVQEVTTLAATPNLGDFFPFLGVIDLQGLTRRMKDTSKVLDPFIEKIIDEHVNAKDHKKNKDFVDTMMEIMQSGEAEFQFDRRHVKAVMLDMLVASIDTSSSSIEWMLSELLRNPDIMKKLQKELEEVVGLNRMVQESDLENLKYLNMVFKESFRLHAAAPLLLHEAMEDCMVDDFYIKKGSQVIVNAYTIHRDPNFWTDADKFLPERFLESNVDVRGRDYQLLPFGSGRRSCLGMQLALIIVRLVVAQLVHCFDWELPNEMQPKDLDMTEQFGIVTGRANHLMAVPTYRLQHS